aagccctATATGACTAAgggcagatctctcagcagaaactatgttggcaagaaggcagttgcatgatatattcaagatactgaaagagaaaaactgccatccaagaatcCTTTATACtgcaaaactctccttccaaaATTAGACACAGTTTAAAACATTTACGgataaacagacattgagagagttgaACAGGAggcctcctctacaagaaatactaaagggagtgctacagacagataggaaaagacaggaaagaggtttggagaagagagtagaaatgaaaacATCAGGAGATGGAGAGTAGAttgggcatttaatgctgaaagagtatagaatgttcaataggattgattgtatggatccagaaatttatagcacattactgtgtgatgatagtacaatattgtaagtacactgaacaaagatgaatatgagtatggttgaaagaggaaggctaggggacaccagaaggaaagatagaagacaaatactgggactgtattaGTGTAATTcacagtggtcaatgattgtgattaagtctacaaatataagaacatttttacatgagggagaacaaatgaatatcaacattgcaaggtgttaaagtGTAGTAgaattggggaaaatacaatcaatgcaaattagagtctatagttaacagtaacgtgcttccattaattgtaacaaagataataTGTCAAAGTTaaggtctataagagggggacataagggaaggttatgggattcttggcattggttttattttctgacctttctattgtattttatttaattttaattttagttttgcttttattttttattcatcattttttttcttttttctttttttcttttttttcctgctcttctttctctgtggaagaaatggaaatgtcctcatatagattgtggtggtgaatgcataactatgtgattaaacTGGGTaccattgtttgtttacttaggaggtaATGTATGGTATGAAAATGAAACTGGAagataaacagaggaatacaagtgatggacaaaatatggagaaagttttgtACCTAATCACTTTTGGTGGGGAAGTACAATGGTGCACCCCATCTGgaaagcagtgtggtggttctacaagaagctaagtatggggttggcATATGTACCTGCAACACTGTtattgggcatatacttggaagaactgagaaaagggacatgaatggacatttgcacactgttgtatatggtggcactattcacaattcaCAAGGGATGGAGATAGgttaagggtacattgatgaatGCAGAGGTGAACTTTGGTAtaagcatacaatggaatactgagcagctacaAGATGGAAAGAAGTTGTGAGGTACGCAACTAGGTAAATAGACCTTggggacaatatgttgagtgaaataaaccataaatgaaaagacaaacattataatacctctcTAATGTGCAAACTCACTAATGTGCTATCTATAATgtggaaactctgagaattgaaactGAGGGCATAGATTTTCAGAAGAGCATAGGTTTTCAGGAGAATGCTTACAGTGAATTTTCCTAGACGGtaaagctcttatagcagttacatttattcctgagttgtaatagctatttctaaattttgagttgctgagctctttgtgtataacttgatcagtccctggaacttggTGTATCTGTTTGACAtatgaaactcagagccagaattctgcagctatgaatgtcagaattaccccatacagcaaatgttaaagaggctgaaaaagagttcagacttcaattagaaatatgaaggaaatggacttggttagtgttacagtttgctaatgctgccattatgcaaagtacaagaaatggattgatttttataaagtgggtttatttggttacaaagttacagtctgaaggtcatgaaaatgtccagatgaaggcatcaacacaagcttaccttcactgaaggaaggccaatggcatccagaaaacctctgttagctgggaaggcatgtggctggtgtctgctgatccagggttgtgttccagctcctctctcagcccctgtgctttcttcaaagtgtctctcttggctataaCACCTACTTCTGTATGTGAAAGCTTGTATAGGGcttcagtgattcaattaagacccaccctgaatgagtgggatagcacctccatggaaattatccaatgaaaactctcccccacagttgattgagtaacatctccatggaaacaatcaaaggattccaacctaatcaacactaatacatctcccccccacaagactgcatcaaagaacatggcatttctgggacataatacatccaaaccagcagagtGAGGACTCAGGTAAATTCAGACTAGTGggtaaatggtattttaaaactgtaatttctgtgtgagaccaaaggaagagatgtttattcagtgcaaaatctatattttctgtagcacactatataatttaactttatggtcagtttattcaaacaccataactacatggaactttgaatagggagtgaggtctaattggtttatacAGTTTATTGTGAAGCCTTGATACGTCCCAaagttatttgggcagagaataaaaatgttcttgcaaagcccacttgagggatggggaagaaatgtagaaatatttaaCTTCCTTACTTGGGGAAATACTGATATTCTCagaagcattgaggactaccaagtTAGAAGGCTGAACCATAGATCTTGCAGATTTCCCTTATGAATCTTGTTATTATAAAGAAGAAGTGAAGCCTACTTATAGTTGAGCCTAAGAGGCAaccccagagaccctcttttgttttCAGATGTGGACTcgctctctaagccaactctgcagataaactcactgccttctcccctacatGGTACCTgattcccaagggtgtaaatctccctggcaatgtagaacctgacttctggggatgagccttgaccagcattgtggtattgagaaagacttcttgacaaaaatggggaagagaaatgaaacaaaatagagtttcagttactgagagatttcaaatggagtcaagaggacatgcGGGAAGTTATTACACGTTATAtggatatccctctttagtttttagtatattggaatagctagaaggaaatacctgaaactgtttgtcctagtttgctaatgctgcagaatgcaaaacaccagagatggataggcttttataaaatgggggtttatttcactacacagttacagtcttaaggccacaaagcatccaaggtaacacctcagcaatcgggtactttcaccggaggatggccaatggagtccggaaaacctctgctatctaggaaggcagccggcatctgctccaaagctccagcctcaaaatggctttctcccaggatgttcctttctagcaagcttgcttctcttcaaaacatcactcccagctgcactctcttttctctctttgagtcagctcatttatatagttccacCAATCAAGGACCACCccgaatgagtggggtcacacctccatgggaacatctcaccaaaattatctcccacagctgggtggggcacactccaagcaaatctaaccaacaccaaaacttctgccccacacaagactacaaagataatggcatttgggggacacaatacactcaaaccggcacattccaccccctggaacccaaaatgacattatcttttcaaatacaaaatacattcattccatcacaataccacaaaaactcaaatcatttcagtaacaaaagttaagtacaaaatcccatcaaaatcaatttaggcgtggtcagtcctaaggcataattcccctctagctgtggatttgtggacttagaacaagttatatgcttccaatatacaaaggagggacattcataggataaacatttccattgccataaggagaaacagtaaggaaaacagggttaacaggagcaaaacagttcctaaaacccgcaggacaaactccattagatttcaaagtctgagagtcattaacagaacaatgttgcatccttggggcttgagagagcaggagcctaacccttcccaaggacctttttggcagctgtttcctctccaaatgcttgggtgagtgctccaacatatccacacattggggagaccaccttctcggccccatcctcctcaaacatcggggcagctcccggattcccttccatctccggggaacacgctcaaccccttcagaacagtgtggtggcagccaggctctccccaattccctgggaatgtgctccaaccttttgggacctgaggtggcaaaactcttccagagcatcgaggcagaaggcccaccctcgacctccagggcaaactcaccctttccatgcatgtgggctgctccgctctcctagcacgagacctcttgactccagacctcaacctccatggctctgtctttgaagaaatttttccttcaatttgttccttgtctgtctcctccagtccagactggcaatggctctgtctataaagatctcgcaaaaattctgttgggtttgcatgaagcatgcaggggtcaaagccatcagacaataggactttccacaaatcctttctgcttaactccttttccaatcttggcttgtactgaaatggcagctgggttccatgtttggttacatcctcatgttgggctgtagcttctgggattccatcccctgggagctcgtaattttccaagtgatcagcttctggtctctttgaacccaagagttcagttctaagtttatctctttccgctcgcattttactataagctgcaaggagaagccagggtacgtcctccacacgtagtctggagatctcctcagctaagtattccaggttgtcgctttcaacttcttccttcaatctgacaccaggactcaattttgccaaattctctgccactttaaaacaatgattgcctttcttccaatttgcaacaacacattcatcatttcttttcaaggcctcatcagaagtatctttagagtccatatttccacaaacagtctctttaaagcagttttggccttttctatcaagctcctcacaactcttccagaaactccccattatccatttaaaaagccattccaacatgtttggtatttgcaaacacagcagcaaaagcaccccactcctggtaccaaaatctgtcctagtttgctaatgctgcagaatgcaaaacaccagagatggataggcttttataaaatgggggtttatttcactacacagttacagtcttaaggccacaaagcatccaaggtaacacttcagcaatcgggtactttcaccggaggatggccaatggagtctggaaaacctctgctagctaggaaggcagctggcatctgctccaaagctccagcctcaaaacggctttctcccaggatgttcctttctagcaagcttgcttctcttcaaaacatcactcccagctgcactctcttttctctctttgagtcagctcatttatatagctccaccaatcaaggcccaccccgaatgggtggggccacgcctccatgggaacatctcatcaaaattatctcccacagctgggtgggacacactccaagcaaatctaaccaacaccaaaacttctgccccacacaagactacaaagataatagcatttgggggacacaatacactcaaaccggcacactgttgaactgcatttcagtatccttgattcttgaagacaatcctataactatatagcttacatggtgtgaccatgtgattgtgaaaacctgtgggtCACACTccttttgcccacagttgagtagaaaaatgggatcaaaaagtgaataaataataGGAAAAGATGAGGGATGATATGatgtgttgggtgttcttttttaccttaacttttattcttatttttatatttttggcaggtaatgaaaatgttcaattctttttgtgtggtaatgaatgcaaaactatataatggtacaatgaacaattgattgtacactttggatgattttatgttatatgaatatatctcaataaaatttaacttaaaaaaagagaatttgttTCCTAATGAACGTATATTGACTGGAGAGATACATTTTTTAGACTAAAATGGCATTGAATTATGCTTAAAGGTATTAGACATTATTCTATTGATGAATAGGATGTGTGTAAATagtttatttgtcttctttttgtgCCAAAATCACCTTCTTGAGTGACTTAATAAAAGGAAGGGATTTATTGCTGATATAACTTAAAAACTTTGAATGTAGATCAGTCAAGAGAAGATCCAagtgttaaaaacaaaatgtcctcaagtgTCTGTCTTTCTCCAGTTCTCTGTTATGTTTTCATCTTTGAGGACTTAATTTCAGACAGGCTTTATCCTCTTCTTGGCAAAAAGAGCAACAAGCAATTTTGGTCTTGGTCTGCCCACAGGATTGGCCTCAGCAGAAATGAGATCAGCTTACAGTTGACTCACTAGCTCCCTAATGTCTGCACAGATATCAGTCACTGTGTCTCTCATTAACTGGCCTTGAATAATTCCCAAAACCAAGTGGGTGCAAAGAAGAAACATACCAAGAATAGGAGAGGTAGGGTCACCATGGAAATCTGAGATGCTATTAGTAAAAGAATGTGAATGAATACCATCCCTTCTAGCTTGTAAGTAAGGGGGTGATCagaacatattatatatataaatgcttaaggaaatgcaagaagaaacattttatctcattgtttttcaaaaatgtttgagGAACAGTCAGTAGGGTCAATTTTTCCAAAGAAACCAGGAAACTTAGTCAGGAAGTAACCTGACATTTAAAGCTCTTTGTGAAGCTGTATCTAAAGTCTCAATCTACACAAGTGGATTGTCATTTTACTATCAGCATAATGATGAAACTTTAGACTCATTGAAGCCACTTCTCAGTAAGATAGAAAGGCAGATACTTATCCTCAGTAACATGACAGTTACTGTATGTCCCTGAGGCCCTAGAAGACCAAGGTAATGGGGCATTGTAGGTTCTGGAGAAAAGATTAAATAGTAACCTGGTGAAATGCTGGGGCTTGAGTGGCTGAAAAGACTTCTTACATAAAGAATAATtcaatgttttaaattctctGAGGAGAATAGTGCATTGTATATTGATACTCTCCAGTTCATTGGGTCCCAACATGGGTCACTTTTtttccccaggggacatttgtcaATGTCTGGAGATAATTTTTCTTGTCACAAATGTGGGGGCAGTTTAGGGGTGGTACTGGAAATTAGTGGAGAGTGGTCAAGGATACTGCTCAACATCCTACATGCACAGGACAGAACCCCACAGCAATGAATTCTCTAGCCCAAATTTTAAGAGTGCCAAGGCTAAGGAACCATTCTCTAGTTGGAGAAGCAAAGGCAAaggatttctctttctttcatcatAAATGTCAGGTCTCAGATAATAAGGAAATTTCACCtgatttaaaataactgaaaataaaagcAGTGCCATATTTTCATTATAAGATCAATACAACTCCCTTCTTTCAGCtagtatatattcatttattcaattgaGATAATGAGTAGCTATTTGTGACAGGGTTAGTGGCATATTTCTAAATGGTTAATACACAAACCATGACCTCAAAAGTTTCTTTATAAGAAAAGTTACTTAGTATATTCCTTAAACAGTTCCTTGcatatttattatatgtaaaccCCCCAGTAACTCACTCAGGCTGTTAGCTTATCCCCAGGTAATATTTCAGAAAACTGAGGTTATAGAATTTAAGTATCTTGATCAAAATCACTGATCAGAGCCAGAACCTGGCCACAGTTGTTTAATGTCAAGACAAGTGCTCTTCTCAATTCATTATAGCAACAAAGATCAATGTTGCATTTAAGTAAGTGTCTTTAACAAAAATGTAGACAATAACCAATACCAAATGATATCTTACAGGAGTGAGAAAATCAATACAAATTTAATAGTATAGGAATATAAGGAATGCAAattataatttgattttaaaaagatggaTTTATTAATTTGACATTGCAACCCCCaatgcacacatatatatcaGATATCTTAATAACTGGAACCTGTAAATGCTACCCTATATAGAAGAATGTTCTTTGCAGATATGCTTGAGCTAAGTCTTTACAATTGAGGAGGCATTCTGGATTGTGTGGATGGGCCAAAATCCCATCACAAGTGTTCAtgtaagagagagaaataagctgatttcatacaaacacacacacacacacacacacacacacacacacacacacacagacaagaCAGTTTTGTAAAGATGCCTTGAATATTGGAATGTTAAGGCCATAAGCCAAGGAagccagcagccaccagaagatggaagaggcaaggaatggagTATCCCTTAGAGTCCCAGGACAGAGGGAGACCCTGCAGGCAACCTGATTTTGGCCCAGTGATACTGACTTCAGATTTCCAGACACCAGAACAttgaaaaatacatttctattattttaagcatccaagtttgtggtaacttgttcAGGAGCCACAAGAAACTAATGTAAAGTGAAAGATTTGGAAATGtagaaaatgagtaaaataaaatccGGCAGAACATAATAACATTAACAAAGCCATGGAGACTTGAAAAAGGTAAGAAATGAATTTCCTGATGTACTTGTTTAATCAAGAATTAAGGTGAAATACAgagcaaaaagtaaaaatgacaatAGCAGCAGCTAGTGCTTAATCAATTATACTTTACTATATATAGCACTAAGAATTTAAGatgattatttaaataattgtcaTTGCAATTTTATGGATAGGTACagaattattatctccattttaaagatgggaatatttttaaaattttcattattataatttttataatagaaaaaatagtaaagaagaaaaataataagcagAAATAACACAAAATCACACCTGTAAATACAGGTAAGTACATGGGAAACTCCCTGAAAGAAAAATGCCATTAGTTCAATACAAGAAGTCAGATAAATTAAGGGCGATGGAAAGAAATGTCTCTTTCTGTATGTTCGTTAGAGATATGTTGGTGTTACCTGGAACCAAAACCCTGAAGCAAAACATTACTTTCTGCAAAATCACTCAAAACAGTTATGGATGGGTGAAGAGAAACAAAGGTGGCAGACACATTTTACTATATTCTGACCAATAAAGGGGATTTTTAGATAAAGCTCAAAGACAAGCAGAAATCAAAAGATGCATAGTCCCCTGGATTTTAATGCTCTTCCCTCTTTGCCATTTTATCCACATTCACTAAGACACAAGCTCCTCACTGAAGCTTCCTTTTGAAACCATAAGTACAACTAAGAAATTAGCCCTCCAGAAAGTAATTTGAATCCCACCATTTTCCTGAGGGCTGCCTTCAcatccttgttcctcaggctATAGATcaaggggttcagcatgggaatCACTACAGTATAGAACACCGTGGCCACTTTATCAGTTTCCATACTATAGTCAGAACTGGGTCTGCAATAAATGAAAAGGATTGTTCCATGAAAGATAATGATGGCTGTGAAATGAGAAGCACAGGTGGAAAAGGCTTTGCGCCTTCCTTCTGCAGAGTGAATCCTCAGGATGGtgatgagaataaaaatataggagGTGAGGATAATCGTGATGATGATGATCTCATTGGAAGTGGCCACAATAAATAATAGCAGTTCATTCATAGACACATCAGAGCAAGCAAGAGATAAGAGAGGGGGTAaatcacagaagaagtggttAATCACCTTTGATCTATAGGATGGGGTATCAAGAGCTAAGAAAATATGAATCAGAGAACACACTGCTCCACAGAGATAGCAGGCAGATACCAGCCCCATACAGAGCTTCTGGGACATGATAATCAT
This genomic stretch from Choloepus didactylus isolate mChoDid1 chromosome 6, mChoDid1.pri, whole genome shotgun sequence harbors:
- the LOC119536190 gene encoding olfactory receptor 5L2-like — translated: MEKENCSTVSEFILLGLSDLPELSVIFFLVFLLIYGVTVMGNLGMFTVIQISSQLHTPMYFFLSHLSLVDFCYSTIIVPKMLANTLSKDKTISFLGCIVQLYLFCTYAITEDFLLAMMAYDRFVAICNPLLYMIIMSQKLCMGLVSACYLCGAVCSLIHIFLALDTPSYRSKVINHFFCDLPPLLSLACSDVSMNELLLFIVATSNEIIIITIILTSYIFILITILRIHSAEGRRKAFSTCASHFTAIIIFHGTILFIYCRPSSDYSMETDKVATVFYTVVIPMLNPLIYSLRNKDVKAALRKMVGFKLLSGGLIS